Proteins encoded by one window of Vigna radiata var. radiata cultivar VC1973A chromosome 5, Vradiata_ver6, whole genome shotgun sequence:
- the LOC106760578 gene encoding VQ motif-containing protein 1, translating to MATGGCSRGPVKVVIINTQYVQTDATSFKSVVQKLTGKDSDTYGAKVDRNRHDKGGTKRSFLMRDVSFKEFDRLLREMPPINDLLR from the coding sequence ATGGCTACTGGTGGATGTAGCAGGGGACCTGTGAAGGTTGTCATAATCAACACCCAATACGTTCAAACCGATGCCACCAGCTTCAAATCTGTTGTGCAGAAGCTTACGGGTAAAGATTCCGACACTTACGGAGCAAAGGTCGACAGAAATAGACACGACAAAGGTGGAACGAAGAGGTCGTTTTTGATGAGAGATGTGTCGTTTAAGGAGTTCGATAGGTTACTCCGAGAGATGCCACCCATAAACGACCTCTTGCGCTGA